From the genome of Haloarcula taiwanensis:
CCACCGCCAAGTTTCGGCTCATCGACATTCGGCCCGATAACAGCCACGTCCGCCCCATCGGCCAGCGGCAGGACGCCGTCGTTGTCGAGCAGGACCGTCCCGCGGGCCGCCACGTCCGCCGCAATGTCACGGTGGCGCTGACTGTCGATTTCACCCACCTCATCGTCGTTTTCACCGTCGTCGGCAGCAGTCCGGCCGCCGTCCAGTCGCCCGAACCGGTCCATCTGCCCGAGCACCCGCCGCGCCATGTCCACCAGTCGGTCGGCTGGAACCTCGCCGCTGTCGATGGCCGCTGCCAGCGGGTCACCGAACAGGCCCGCGCGTGTCGCGTCCGGGATGCCGTCGGGCCACTCGTAGCTCCCGGTTCCGTCGTCGGGGACTTCCGCCACGCCGGGCATCTCCACGTCAAGACCTGCGTTGGCCGCGCCGACGGTGCTCTCCAGCCCGTACCAGTCCGAGACGACGTAGCCGTCGAACCCCCACGCACCTTTGAGCACGTCACCGACGAGGCGCTCGTGGTCGCTCATGTGCGTGCCGTTCACTCGGTTGTACGCCGTCATCACCGAGCCGACGCCGGCGTCAACGGCCGAACGGAACGGCGGGAGGTACAGCTCCCGGAGCGTCCGCTCGTCTACTTCCGCGCTGACGGTCGTTCGGTGGGTCTCCTGGTTGTTAGCGACGAAGTGTTTCACCGTGGCGACGACGTCAGCGGACTGAATGCCGTCGATAAGGCCGGCTCCGACAGCGCCGGCGTGGACGGGGTCTTCGGAGAGATATTCGAAATTGCGGCCACACTGCGGGACCCGGATGACGTTCACACCGGGCGCGAGCAGCGCGTCCTGTCCGAGTGCCGTCGCTTCGCGTCCCATCGCCGCGCCCTGTCGCCGGGCCAGATCGGTGTCAAACGTCGCTGCCGTCGCAATCGACGCGGGAAAGGCGGTCGCGCGATGGCCCTCTGCACGGATGCCGAGCGGCCCGTCGACGAGACGAAACGGCGGAATCCCGGCCTCTTCGACGCCCGGGAGGTACCCCGTCGCTGTGCCCTCTGGGTCGGTTGCGCCGCGAACGAGCGCGAGTTTCTGTGCGCGAGACAGCCGGGCGAGCAGCGCTTCGATGTGGTCCTCATCAGCCATACCGAAGTTCACGACCGGGCGGGCCTTAGGCTGTCGACTGGCTATGACACCGACTCGGACCGTTGCGTTGATTCCGCTCCGAGTCCCGAGACGACGAGTTTCGCGCCGCCTGACCGGCTTTCCGTCATCTCGACATCCCACCCGTGGGACTCGACGACGTGCTGGACGATTGCCAGTCCGAGGCCGGTCCCCGACTCGGAACTGCTGACGCCGTGTGTGAATATCTCCGCTCGTTTCTCGGGTGGGACGCCGGGCCCGTTGTCGCCGATTGCGAACCCTTCGGGGGTGGCGTCGACGCGTATCGTCACTGCCCTGTCCGCGGCGTCGTCCGACCGCCCGCCTGCGGCTCCGTGCTCCACACTGTTCCGAACCACGTTCTCGAACAGTTGCAGGAGCTGGTCACGGTCGCCGATAATCTCTCTGTCGCCGTCGATCTGCAGCGTCGCCTCGCCGGTGTCGACGTGACCCCAGGCCGCCTTCGCCAGCGCCGAAAGCCGTAGCTCGACCCGGTCGGTCGTCTGCTCGTCGCGGGCGAAGGCGAGCACCTCGTCGATGAGGCTACTCATCCGTTCGTGGGCTTTCTCCACACGGTCGAACTCCTCGGGGTCGTTGCGTTCCCGGGCCAGCGCCAGTCGGCCCGAAGCCACGTTCAGCGGGTTCCGCAGGTCGTGTGAGAGGACGGCGGCGAACTGGTCGAGCTGCTGGTTCCGGCGTTCCAGTTCTCGCTCCCGCTGCTTTTGTTCGGTGATTTCGTGGACGAGAAAGACACGCCCGACCAGCGCGTCGCGGGCGTCGTGCAGCGGTGTGAGCCGGATGTCGAAAAATCGGTCGCGTTGCTCGACGACGGCTGCTGTTTCTTCGGCGTCGTCGTTCAGACTGCGGTACTTTTCGAGAAGCTCAGGCGACGTTTCGAGCGCAGCCGCGACGGGCTGGCCGACGAGAGCTTCGTCTCCGAGGAGGCGGCGGCCAGCGTCGTTGGCTTCGAGTATCCTGTCGTTCGTGTCGACGACGAACACAGCGCTGTTGAGCGACTCGACGACCTCACGGTGGGCGACCGGCGAGATGTCCAGCAGTCGCCCCCTGAAGAACGCCCACGAGAGCGTGATTCCGGTTCCTGCCAGCAACAACGGTGTGAGTTCGATGCTGGTGTCGCCGAAGATGCTGAGAACGCTCCCGAACCACGGGAGGCCGATAGCCAGCAGAACGGCGTACACCTGCTTTCGGTACAGTTCACCGGAGCCGAGCCCGTAGTGGATGATGAGCGCACTCGACGCGGCGATGAGTGCGTAGGAGTACACGAGATGTCCCCAGAAAACAGGCCCGGCTGTGATCGTCCAGCCGTACATGCCGGTGTCCGTCGGGCCGGATACAGTGTATACCAGCCCGTCAGAGCCGGCGAGCAGCGCAGTAAAGAACACGACTGGCTCGATGCTCAGGAGCGCGTAAGTCCACCGATTGAGATACCGGTCGCGGTTGGTGTATGCCAGAGAGAACACGAACAGTCCGGCTATCGCGGGCATTACGCCGACGTACAGGCCATATGCGAAGAGAAGAGCCACGTCGGTCCCGCGCGTCAAGACACCGGCCGCGACACAGAGGTCCCAGACCGAGAGCCCGGCAAGCAGGACCGCGAGTGCGGTCCCGCCGGTGTAGTCGCGCCGCCTCCACGCGTACGCCGACAGCGTCCCGAGAACAACGGCCACGACGAGCAAAAGAAAGGCGTACGCAACAAGCAGCGTTGCCATTACTGAACACTCCTGCCCAGCGAGTAAATGGGTTCCGCCGGTTCGAGGGATTTACCCACTCGCTCGGCATACCGGCAGGTATGCCTGTCGACAAGCAGGAGTTCGACGAGATACTGTCGTTCGAGCTCCACGAACCTGCGGACATTCTCGACGCCGACAAACTGTACACTATCCCGGAAATCGCCCGCCTCCTGCAGGGGCTCCCGGCGGACGCCGAACTCAGCGAGGCCAACGAGTCGGTGTTCATCGACTGGGCCATCCCGTGGATGATATTCAATCAGGACGACCTCGTCATCGCCGACCCGCAGGACGATGATGTCGTCGGACTGTACGGTCTTGCCGAGTCATGAAGCTCCTCGTCGCCGGCAATGACCGCGTCGACGCGGGCAAGACCACGTTCAGCGTCGGCCTGCTCAAACGGACCAGCGCCCAGGGATTCAAGCCCAGAGCGGGCAACAACTACTGGTTCGACCACGACGACTATCAGCGGGCAACAAGCGAGGGGCGGCTGTACGGCAAGGACGCCAAGCGCCTCGCGGCCGCGTCCCCGGGCGACGTGGTCCCCGAGGAAATCAACCCGATTCACCGGCTGTGGCATCCCTCGCCGGGCGCGGAGACGGGCCTGCTCGGCAAGGAGAACCAGCAGTTCGTCGTCGACCGGGTCGGCCGCCCGAGTGCCGAAACCGGCGTCGAGTACGTCGTCAACGGGACCGTCGACGTGCCCGACTCCGTCGCCGAGCGTCTCCCGCTCGCCGACGCGCCGCGGGTCACCTCGGTCGCCGACTTCAACGACCTGATGCGCGTGATGCACGTCGAGGCCCTGGAGTCACTCGCCGCTGACATCGAGTCGGCCGACCGGGCGGTCGTCGAGTCCTACGGCGACGTGGCCCGGCCGCTGTCGGGTATCGAACCCGACGCCGTGGCCGTCGTCGAACCGGGCCGAGCGCGTATCTACGACGGCGACCGGTACGCCAAGGCCTGTCAGATTGCCACGGGCGGCCCCGGCGACGGCCAGCTGGAGGAACGGGTGCCCAACGTCGTCGACCTCATCGAGCAGGTCGCGGCAGTACGGCTCCCCGCGCTCGACAGCGAACAGCGCAGTGACCCGGCGGCTGTCGCCGATGCCTACGACCACGCCTACGACGCGTTGCTGGCCTGTGCGTTCGACTGAAAACTGTGCGCTCGGCCGCGCTCTCAGAACTTTGCGGCTTGCAGCGCCAGTTCGATGTCCTGATACGGCGCATCGGTAACGCTCGGTCCGTGACCGGTGTGCATCTCCTGTAGGTCCTCGTCGACAACCGACAGCATTCGGTCGATGCTCTCGACGAGCAGGTCACGATTCCCTTCGTCGAGGTCGGTCCGGCCGAAGCTCCCGTTGGCGAACACGAGGTCGCCGGCGAACAGGACGCCGGCGTCCGCAGAGTAGAAGCAGAGATGGTCGTTCTTGTGGCCGGGCGTGTGCAGCGCCCGGTAGCCGTGGTCGCCCAGCTGTATCGTCTCGTCGTCGGCGATAGCGTTCTCGATGCCGTCCTGCTCCGTGTCGTAGCCGTACACCGGCACGTCGAAAGCGTCGACGACGCTGTCGAGGTTCTCGACGTGGTCGTAGTGGGTGTGAGTGACGGCGATAGCGTCGATATCGTCGACGTGCTCTTTGACAGCCGACACCACGTCGAACTCGTTGCCGACGTCGACCAGCACAGTTCGGTCCCCGGTGACGAGAAACACGTTGCTCGTGAAGGCTTGCTGCCCGCGGGCGAGATTTCGAATCATTACCCGCCTATTTGCCGTCATGCCGGATGTGGGTGTCGTTCTGTCACCGGTCGAGACGCGCTGCACGCCCGCACCCACAGGGCTATGTACGTGGATATGCAAACGGGGGATAGTAGAACATCATGTCAGATTCGGACCTACCTGTAGTGCTTATCGTCGAAGACGAACCAGACGTTGCCGAGACGTACAAACTGTGGCTCCAACAGGAGTACGAGGTCCGCATGGCACAGAACGGCGACGAGGGCCTGGAGCAACTAGACGCGGATGTCGACGTCGTCTTGCTCGACCGGATGATGCCCGGACTCTCCGGGGACGAAGTGCTGGAACGCATTCGAGAGCGTAATCTGGGCTGTCGGGTGGCGATGGTCACCGCCGTCGAGCCGGACTTCGACATTCTGGAGATGGGCTTTGACGCATATCTCTCGAAGCCGATCCGGAGCGAACAGCTCCACGAAACGGTCGACAATCTGCTGGACCGCTCCGAGTACGACTCCCTGCTACAGGAGTACTACGCACTCGTCGAGAAGCAGGCAACGCTCGAAGCGACGAAGTCGAGCGCGGAGCTGGCGGAGAGCGACCAGTACGACGAACTGACCCAGAGAGTCGCGGAGATGCGAGACGATCTCTCGGACACACTCGGTGGCATCGAAGACGACTCCGATTTCATCGCGACGCTTCGCGGACTGAGCAACGATGAAGACAACTGAGCGACAAACAATGTATGATCTCACCTCAGTACTAGAGTTCGATGCGCTCAGTGAGGTCCGGTCAGGGTCCAGCATCCTGATCTCCGGCCCGGCAATGAGCGGGAAGGACCGGCTCGCATACGATATTCTCGCCGACGGTCTACGCGAGGGGGACGGCGCGGTGGTCGTGACGACCGGTGACGGCGCAGGCAGCGTCGTCGAGGAGTTCCGGTCGCTCGTTCCCGACCTCGACGACTCCCAGCTCGGTGTCATCGACTGTCGCGGCGAGGGTGGCACGGACGAGGAGGTAATCGGCAACGCCCACGCGCACCACGTCTCTTCGCCCGGTGACCTCACCGGCATCGGTATCGGCATCACGAAGGCGCTGGAGGGGCTGCACAATGCCGGCAACGAACAGGGCCGGCTGGCCCTCGTCTCGCTGTCGACGATGCTGACCTACACGGACAAGAAGACCGTCTTCAAGTTCTGTCACGTGCTGTCCTCGCGGCTGGATTCCGCGGGCTACATCGGCGTGTTCACCATCGACTCGGGCGCCCACGACGACCAGACCCTGCAGGTAATCAAGCAGGCGTTCGACGGGATGATCGACGTGCGCGACGCCGAGGGTGGCGGCCGAGAGGCCCGCGTGCTTGGCCTCGCCGGCGAGCCGACAGACTGGCAGGATATCTGAGTTCGGAGCCATCCGCGGGAGGTCCGAACGCCCTGCCGGCCCGGGAAGGAAGTATTTTGCCGCTCCGGGACACCCACCCGATATGGACGTAAAGCTGCTCGAAGCGACGGACGACCCCGAGGATCTCATCTGCAAGGCAGCACGCAACGACTACAGCGACACCTCCGTCGGCAGCCAGTCGTTCGAAGCGACGATGGCCGAGGTCGACGGCGACACACTTGACGACAAAAAGGAGACGCTCATCGGGCATCTGCTCGACCACGGCCACTTCGGCCCCTTCGAACACGCGCAGGCCACCTTCGCCGTCGAAGGCGTCTCCCGCTCCTGTATGGCACAGATCACCCGCCACCGCCACGTCTCCTTCGACGTGCAGTCGATGCGGTACGTCTCCTTCGACGACGTGGACCCAGAAGCCGTCCGCGAGGGCGAACTGGTCGTGACACCGCCGTCCGCGACAGACCCGGACTGGATCGGCCGGAACCAACAGAAAGCGAGCGTCTCCGACGAGGAGTTCGAGAAGCGCACGGAGGTATTCAAAGACACCATCGAGCAGGCGGTCGAGTCGTATCAGGAACTGCTCGAACTCGGAATGCCGCCGGAGGACGCCCGGTTCGTGCTGCCGATTGGCACCAGGGTGAACATTGTGATGTCGATGAACGCCCGGATGCTGATGCACGTCGCGGATATGCGAGCGGCGGCAGACGCACAGTGGGAAATCCGGGAGATGACCGAGGAGATGCTCGACCTGGCGGCCGACTGGTGTCCCAAGACCTTCGAGTACTACGAACGGGAGATGAAGGGACGCAAGAACCGGCTCGCGCCCTGACGTATCTGGGACCCCGCACGGCGATTCAGCGCGGCTGTCTCCGGCCGTTGGCATCGACGATTGTTGAATCGGCCTTGATACTCACAACGGTAATGGCAAGACGTAAGTCGTTTTCTTGCGTATACGGTCGGATTTCAGAGTATCAAAAGACGAAACGAGTACGACACATTCATTACCGCACATCCTAGATGAACAATTGTGTCTTACGAGGTTGAACGTCCCACCCGTCGGTCGGGAACTGCGTCTGATGTGATGTGTGCTGTCGACGATGTCGACGGCCAGCAGCGGTTCGTCATCGCCGATATTGCCCACGATGACACCTGGATTTCGATGGTAGCGGACGAGACCTGTACACTTACAGCCTGGCGATAGCGGACGACCACTGGCTGAAAAGTTTTTGGTGGCTGCTCTGTGACGTTGGAGTATGGAATACGACGATATGCTCGACCGGGCGATGGAGGAAACGCCGGATATCGACGGCACAGGTGAACGGTTCGAGGTCCCGGACCCGGATGTCCGACAGGAGGGGAACGTCACCGTCTACGAGAACTTCCAGTCGACGTGTTCCCGACTCGGACGCGAGGACGACCACGTGATGAAGTTCCTGCAGAACGACCTCGGGACGAGTGGCCACATCGACGAGAGCGGGCGGGCGCGGTTGACCGGCGAGTTCGACGCCGACCGTATCGAGGCGTCCATCGACGAGTACGTCGAGGAGTTCGTGCTCTGCTCGGAGTGTGGACTGCCGGACACGCAACTGGAACGGGAACAGGGCGCGCTGTTGCTCCGCTGTGAGGCATGCGGCGCACGCTCGGCAACAAGCGAGTAGTTACTGCAGTCCTTTCAGCGTCTGCAAGTCGTTTTCCGTGCGGGTAAAAACAGCGAGCCGATGGCTCGCATGACAGTTCGGGCAGTGGAACGTCGTGTCGTGTCGCGGCAAATCTGTCGGCGTCGACTCCCAGTCTTTCTTACACTCGGGACAGAGCAATCGGACGTACGCTTCTTCCATGTATGTTACTCACACACATATCCGATGATTAAAAGCCTTGGCGTCTCCCCATAAGTCTGCCTTCACCCGGGCGTCAGGCCGGGAGGTCCTCGGCTTCGAGGAGTTCCTTGTACCGGTTTCGGATTGTCACTTCGGAGATGTCAGCGACGTCGCTGACCTGACTCTGCGTGACTTTCTCGTTTGTCAGCAACGCGGCGGCGTAGACGGCTGCAGCGGCGATGCCGACCGGCGACTTGCCGGAGAGCATCCCGGACTGACGAGCGCCTTCGACGAGGTCGCGGGCCTGTCGCTGAGTCTCCTCGCTGAGGTCAAGGTCGGAGATGAACCGCGGGAGGTAGTGTTCCGGGTCTGCCGGCTGGACTTCGAGGCTGAGTTCCCGGACGATATAGCGGTAAGTCCGTGTGAGCTCCATCTTTTCGACGCGGGAGACGCGGGCCATCTCGTCGAGCGACCGGGGGTTTCCAGCCATGCGGGCAGCCGCGTACAGGGCGGACGTGGCGACGCCCTCGATGGAACGGCCCGGGAGCAGATCGTCACCGAGTGCGCGGCGATAGATGACGCTGGCCGTCTCACGGACGTTCTGGGGCAGGCCCAGCGCAGAGGCCATGCGGTCGATTTCGCCAAGCGCCTGCTTGAGGTTACGCTCCTTGGAGTCGCGGGTCCGGAACCGCTCGTTCCAGGTCCGGAGCCGCTGCATCTTCTGGCGCTGCTCGCTGGAGAGGGAGCGCCCGTAGGCGTCCTTGTTCTGCCAGCCGATGTTCGTCGAGAGGCCCTTGTCGTGCATCATGTTTGTCGTCGGCGCGCCGACGCGGGACTTGCGGTCCTTCTCGGCGGAATTGAATGCACGCCATTCCGGGCCGCGGTCAATCTCGTCCTCTTCGATGACCAGTCCACAGTCTTCACAGACTGTTTCGCCATGCTCGGCGTCGGTAACGACGTTGCCACTACATTCGGGACAGGTCTCTACAGCCT
Proteins encoded in this window:
- a CDS encoding glycosyl hydrolase; this encodes MADEDHIEALLARLSRAQKLALVRGATDPEGTATGYLPGVEEAGIPPFRLVDGPLGIRAEGHRATAFPASIATAATFDTDLARRQGAAMGREATALGQDALLAPGVNVIRVPQCGRNFEYLSEDPVHAGAVGAGLIDGIQSADVVATVKHFVANNQETHRTTVSAEVDERTLRELYLPPFRSAVDAGVGSVMTAYNRVNGTHMSDHERLVGDVLKGAWGFDGYVVSDWYGLESTVGAANAGLDVEMPGVAEVPDDGTGSYEWPDGIPDATRAGLFGDPLAAAIDSGEVPADRLVDMARRVLGQMDRFGRLDGGRTAADDGENDDEVGEIDSQRHRDIAADVAARGTVLLDNDGVLPLADGADVAVIGPNVDEPKLGGGGSSETSPVHSVTPVEGIESRAEGAVTTAFGIRQIESVSLFDLLPFVGDDDADGTAEDDTRREPSLDDAVDAAAAADVAVVFVRDATTEARDRESLELPGRQDALVSAVAAANENTVVVVRSGGPVELPWREDVAAVIEQWYPGQADGDAAAAVLYGDCDPSGRLPVTFAPESQYPTAGPERRYPGVDDQVHYDEGVFIGYRHFDDEDANLTYPFGHGHSYATFAYGDAEITDEQTVAVTVENVADRQGREVVQAYVRPPSVEDADRPVRELAGFEAVQLDAGERQTVTLTLDDLAFSRYVPDSGWTVDSGTYTVEIGRSSRDVRTTVAVDR
- a CDS encoding PAS domain-containing sensor histidine kinase, whose amino-acid sequence is MATLLVAYAFLLLVVAVVLGTLSAYAWRRRDYTGGTALAVLLAGLSVWDLCVAAGVLTRGTDVALLFAYGLYVGVMPAIAGLFVFSLAYTNRDRYLNRWTYALLSIEPVVFFTALLAGSDGLVYTVSGPTDTGMYGWTITAGPVFWGHLVYSYALIAASSALIIHYGLGSGELYRKQVYAVLLAIGLPWFGSVLSIFGDTSIELTPLLLAGTGITLSWAFFRGRLLDISPVAHREVVESLNSAVFVVDTNDRILEANDAGRRLLGDEALVGQPVAAALETSPELLEKYRSLNDDAEETAAVVEQRDRFFDIRLTPLHDARDALVGRVFLVHEITEQKQRERELERRNQQLDQFAAVLSHDLRNPLNVASGRLALARERNDPEEFDRVEKAHERMSSLIDEVLAFARDEQTTDRVELRLSALAKAAWGHVDTGEATLQIDGDREIIGDRDQLLQLFENVVRNSVEHGAAGGRSDDAADRAVTIRVDATPEGFAIGDNGPGVPPEKRAEIFTHGVSSSESGTGLGLAIVQHVVESHGWDVEMTESRSGGAKLVVSGLGAESTQRSESVS
- a CDS encoding ATPase — protein: MKLLVAGNDRVDAGKTTFSVGLLKRTSAQGFKPRAGNNYWFDHDDYQRATSEGRLYGKDAKRLAAASPGDVVPEEINPIHRLWHPSPGAETGLLGKENQQFVVDRVGRPSAETGVEYVVNGTVDVPDSVAERLPLADAPRVTSVADFNDLMRVMHVEALESLAADIESADRAVVESYGDVARPLSGIEPDAVAVVEPGRARIYDGDRYAKACQIATGGPGDGQLEERVPNVVDLIEQVAAVRLPALDSEQRSDPAAVADAYDHAYDALLACAFD
- a CDS encoding flavoprotein — encoded protein: MIRNLARGQQAFTSNVFLVTGDRTVLVDVGNEFDVVSAVKEHVDDIDAIAVTHTHYDHVENLDSVVDAFDVPVYGYDTEQDGIENAIADDETIQLGDHGYRALHTPGHKNDHLCFYSADAGVLFAGDLVFANGSFGRTDLDEGNRDLLVESIDRMLSVVDEDLQEMHTGHGPSVTDAPYQDIELALQAAKF
- a CDS encoding DNA-binding protein — encoded protein: MSDSDLPVVLIVEDEPDVAETYKLWLQQEYEVRMAQNGDEGLEQLDADVDVVLLDRMMPGLSGDEVLERIRERNLGCRVAMVTAVEPDFDILEMGFDAYLSKPIRSEQLHETVDNLLDRSEYDSLLQEYYALVEKQATLEATKSSAELAESDQYDELTQRVAEMRDDLSDTLGGIEDDSDFIATLRGLSNDEDN
- a CDS encoding thymidylate synthase (FAD), which translates into the protein MDVKLLEATDDPEDLICKAARNDYSDTSVGSQSFEATMAEVDGDTLDDKKETLIGHLLDHGHFGPFEHAQATFAVEGVSRSCMAQITRHRHVSFDVQSMRYVSFDDVDPEAVREGELVVTPPSATDPDWIGRNQQKASVSDEEFEKRTEVFKDTIEQAVESYQELLELGMPPEDARFVLPIGTRVNIVMSMNARMLMHVADMRAAADAQWEIREMTEEMLDLAADWCPKTFEYYEREMKGRKNRLAP
- a CDS encoding translation initiation factor IF-2 subunit beta, with protein sequence MEYDDMLDRAMEETPDIDGTGERFEVPDPDVRQEGNVTVYENFQSTCSRLGREDDHVMKFLQNDLGTSGHIDESGRARLTGEFDADRIEASIDEYVEEFVLCSECGLPDTQLEREQGALLLRCEACGARSATSE
- a CDS encoding transcription initiation factor IIB 2, whose protein sequence is MSESTTRTNTRERDEKITEPTEQEAVETCPECSGNVVTDAEHGETVCEDCGLVIEEDEIDRGPEWRAFNSAEKDRKSRVGAPTTNMMHDKGLSTNIGWQNKDAYGRSLSSEQRQKMQRLRTWNERFRTRDSKERNLKQALGEIDRMASALGLPQNVRETASVIYRRALGDDLLPGRSIEGVATSALYAAARMAGNPRSLDEMARVSRVEKMELTRTYRYIVRELSLEVQPADPEHYLPRFISDLDLSEETQRQARDLVEGARQSGMLSGKSPVGIAAAAVYAAALLTNEKVTQSQVSDVADISEVTIRNRYKELLEAEDLPA